A window of the Branchiostoma floridae strain S238N-H82 chromosome 12, Bfl_VNyyK, whole genome shotgun sequence genome harbors these coding sequences:
- the LOC118427925 gene encoding proline-rich receptor-like protein kinase PERK8, which yields MTDVSRPPPRKSPDPSGPRAKLRARKPPGWRAKPPVPSSSIRFQAVPFTDSTPIRPQPPAAVSFNNGTPARLPVPSTAVCQSPGENSRHHDNSQSGASLIPSPSEAVRSVMTGAMRLTGLVRETMVKVTHAASATTSVVTRTCCADNTVRERT from the exons ATGACGGACGTGTCCCGCCCACCACCCCGGAAGAGCCCCGACCCGTCCGGACCTCGCGCCAAACTCCGGGCACGGAAACCGCCCGGCTGGCGAGCCAAACCTCCG GTCCCAAGTTCGTCAATCAGGTTTCAGGCTGTTCCGTTTACGGACAGCACCCCCATCAGACCACAGCCACCAGCCGCTGTTTCATTTAACAACGGCACCCCCGCCAGACTACCTGTACCCTCTACTGCTGTCTGTCAATCACCTGGGGAAAACTCTcgtcaccatgacaacagccAATCAGGCGCAAGCTTG ATCCCCAGCCCAAGTGAGGCGGTGAGATCAGTCATGACTGGAGCGATGCGGCTGACAGGCCTGGTGAGAGAGACCATGGTCAAGGTTACCCACGCTGCCTCAGCCACGACAAGCGTGGTGACAAGAACCTGCTGTGCAGACAATACGGTGAGAGAACGGacgtaa
- the LOC118427803 gene encoding uncharacterized protein LOC118427803, whose amino-acid sequence MAIPTDDNVEAGPPVQLGKMSVMAIPSDDSAKTGPQQGKAPLTKKCKALPFRKVPKSEQKPSSEATPDESQDLQQGKAPLTMKCKAVPFQKVAPVQKKSEQELSSESSPDENQDSQTDQELGQTYSVAQLRKLFGETYSVEKPEQSSNFSDTYMVSPQAQDLGSTFVVRAENSEEASALPYDSSDIVTAENVDDVDAKPFDSTFNKGKLCLMAIPTGPHEEEEEAGGPSPGATSAPQPPSLTDAMKSMVVKNIVREGYSLELVRHAVWRRLHAGGVLSGPELLQAVKDLEQEYTAAEKKLGDKVFLKEKEEVDLTLAMEDQVVLCVLSQGHDLETVRHVVWRRLQEGKGPFKSAPELLQAVADLKREYKQAGKKLEDSDKTFDEKTVEYKDGDGKTVDASRASLQRANSVVEAMVSPVVENVLRAGYDRDLVQHAVWRRFETHGENFASVAELLQALKDLEDEYARAKEKLGNDELPNMPPAVVTATTTATTPESENTLSTEDIPPSPTTDNGTARTISKVTTDDNVESELERYREEHTCKVCFDARIEVVFVPCGHYACCGHCAEGMAECPMCRRGVDSTVKVFFS is encoded by the coding sequence ATGGCCATCCCTACAGATGATAACGTGGAGGCTGGGCCTCCCGTCCAGCTCGGTAAGATGTCCGTGATGGCCATTCCGAGCGACGACAGCGCGAAAACTGGACCCCAGCAAGGCAAGGCTCCGCTAACGAAGAAGTGTAAAGCTCTGCCTTTCCGGAAAGTTCCAAAATCGGAACAAAAGCCATCGTCCGAGGCAACTCCAGACGAAAGCCAGGATTTGCAGCAAGGAAAAGCACCGCTGACGATGAAATGCAAAGCTGTGCCTTTCCAAAAAGTTGCTCCGGTTCAAAAGAAATCAGAACAGGAACTGTCCTCAGAATCTTCTCCAGATGAGAATCAAGATTCTCAGACAGACCAGGAGCTCGGGCAAACATATTCCGTCGCACAGCTGCGAAAGCTGTTCGGAGAGACATACTCCGTGGAAAAACCCGAACAGAGTTCAAACTTCAGCGATACCTATATGGTGTCTCCACAGGCACAAGACCTGGGAAGCACTTTTGTCGTCAGGGCAGAAAACTCTGAAGAAGCCAGTGCCCTGCCATACGACAGCTCTGACATCGTGACGGCTGAAAACGTTGACGACGTTGACGCGAAACCATTCGACTCAACTTTTAACAAAGGGAAGTTGTGCCTGATGGCGATCCCAACAGGACCacatgaggaggaggaggaggctggaGGTCCGTCGCCAGGGGCAACCAGTGCTCCTCAGCCTCCCTCCCTGACAGATGCCATGAAGTCTATGGTCGTTAAAAACATTGTACGCGAGGGCTACAGCCTCGAGCTTGTGCGGCACGCAGTTTGGCGACGGCTGCACGCGGGCGGAGTCTTGTCCGGGCCTGAGCTTCTCCAGGCTGTGAAAGACTTGGAGCAGGAGTACACAGCTGCGGAGAAGAAGCTCGGAGACAAGGTCTTCCTTAAAGAAAAGGAGGAGGTCGATTTGACCTTGGCCATGGAAGACCAGGTTGTCCTGTGTGTCCTCTCACAAGGGCACGACCTTGAGACGGTGCGACATGTGGTGTGGCGACGTCTTCAGGAGGGGAAGGGGCCCTTCAAGTCTGCTCCTGAACTGCTTCAAGCAGTTGCAGACTTGAAACGCGAGTACAAGCAAGCCGGTAAGAAACTTGAGGACAGTGACAAGACATTTGATGAAAAGACTGTTGAGTACAAGGATGGAGATGGGAAGACAGTGGACGCTTCAAGGGCATCATTACAGAGAGCGAATAGCGTGGTGGAAGCCATGGTAAGTCCGGTTGTAGAAAACGTGCTACGCGCAGGGTACGATCGTGATCTTGTCCAACACGCGGTGTGGCGAAGGTTTGAGACGCATGGCGAAAACTTTGCGTCCGTCGCAGAACTCTTACAAGCGTTAAAGGACCTAGAGGATGAATACGCGAGAGCTAAGGAAAAACTTGGCAACGACGAACTACCGAACATGCCTCCCGCGGTAGTCACGGCAACAACGACCGCAACAACACCAGAATCCGAGAACACACTGAGCACAGAGGACATCCCTCCCTCCCCTACAACAGACAATGGTACGGCCCGCACCATCTCTAAGGTGACCACAGATGATAACGTGGAGTCGGAGCTTGAGCGGTACCGTGAGGagcacacctgtaaggtttgtTTCGATGCGAGGATCGAGGTTGTGTTCGTGCCCTGCGGACACTATGCCTGCTGTGGCCATTGCGCGGAGGGGATGGCGGAATGTCCCATGTGTCGGCGAGGGGTGGACTCCACTGTGAAAGTGTTTTTCTCCTAG
- the LOC118427824 gene encoding N-terminal EF-hand calcium-binding protein 1-like isoform X3 has protein sequence MADGEENSASPAGTPTAAEPPKKGMSAFLDVFRRADKNDDGKLSWYEFKTYFDDGSLSETELGELFHRIDTHNTNNIDVGELCDYFSQQLGPFEQVYSALEDLNSSINTALMSTAQDYPSMPQEGQFMRRFLLKEVLNQMESQQRSVDVASEHLEQESGSQDPVDANVEEEPQLSRARRRDIRRQMSGLSRLESHEDNSAALTQQVSRLKTLLDTLQSKVRLQPIEEELDMEDGASLVQVVQRRMEMEEDKEEEFRKALREYLEAVEGTDGCINLCVCRTPDREHIILYEIWAGTEAWKSHVSSSVSKTFQHKVIDLLAQPEQMSTISIPASWLQTDAE, from the exons atggctgacggAGAAGAGAATTCTGCCAGCCCGGCCGGAACGCCCACCGCTGCCGAGCCGCCCAAGAAGGGCATGTCGGCGTTTCTGGAC GTGTTTCGCAGAGCGGACAAGAATG ACGATGGTAAGCTGTCCTGGTACGAGTTTAAGACCTACTTTGATGACGGCTCTCTGTCCGAGACGGAACTGGGAGAACTTTTCCACCGCATCGACACCCACAACACCAA TAACATCGATGTCGGAGAGCTATGCG aCTACTTCTCCCAGCAGTTGGGCCCATTTGAGCAG GTGTACAGTGCTCTGGAGGATCTGAACTCTTCCATCAACACTGCTCTCATGTCCACTGCACAG GATTATCCCAGCATGCCACAGGAGGGCCAGTTTATGCGGCGTTTCCTGCTGAAGGAGGTTCTGAACCAGATGGAGTCTCAGCAGCGCTCGGTGGACGTGGCCAGCGAACATCTGGAACAGGAGTCAGGATCTCAGGA CCCCGTTGATGCCAATGTTGAGGAGGAGCCCCAGCTGAGCCGAGCGCGGAGGCGGGACATCCGGCGGCAGATGAGCGGGCTGTCACGGCTGGAGAGTCACGAGGACAACAGCGCAGCGCTGACTCAGCAGGTCAGCAGGCTCAAGACTCTGCTGGACACCTTACAGAGCAAG GTGAGACTTCAGCCTATAGAAGAGGAGCTGGACATGGAGGATGGAGCTTCACTG GTCCAGGTGGTCCAGAGGAGGATGGAGATGGAGGAAGATAAGGAGGAGGAGTTCCGTAAGGCTCTACGGGAGTACCTGGAGGCTGTCGAGGGGACAGATGGGTGCATCAA CCTGTGTGTTTGCCGCACTCCCGACAGAGAACATATTATCCTGTACGAGATCTGGGCTGGCACTGAGGCTTGGAAAAG CCACGTGAGCTCCTCAGTCAGCAAGACATTCCAACACAAGGTCATCGACCTCCTGGCTCAGCCCGAGCAGATGTCCACCATCAGCATACCAG CATCCTGGCTCCAGACAGATGCAGAATGA
- the LOC118427824 gene encoding N-terminal EF-hand calcium-binding protein 1-like isoform X4 — protein sequence MADGEENSASPAGTPTAAEPPKKGMSAFLDVFRRADKNDDGKLSWYEFKTYFDDGSLSETELGELFHRIDTHNTNNIDVGELCDYFSQQLGPFEQVYSALEDLNSSINTALMSTAQDYPSMPQEGQFMRRFLLKEVLNQMESQQRSVDVASEHLEQESGSQDPVDANVEEEPQLSRARRRDIRRQMSGLSRLESHEDNSAALTQQVSRLKTLLDTLQSKVRLQPIEEELDMEDGASLVQVVQRRMEMEEDKEEEFRKALREYLEAVEGTDGCINLCVCRTPDREHIILYEIWAGTEAWKSHVSSSVSKTFQHKVIDLLAQPEQMSTISIPASWLQTDAE from the exons atggctgacggAGAAGAGAATTCTGCCAGCCCGGCCGGAACGCCCACCGCTGCCGAGCCGCCCAAGAAGGGCATGTCGGCGTTTCTGGAC GTGTTTCGCAGAGCGGACAAGAATG ACGATGGTAAGCTGTCCTGGTACGAGTTTAAGACCTACTTTGATGACGGCTCTCTGTCCGAGACGGAACTGGGAGAACTTTTCCACCGCATCGACACCCACAACACCAA TAACATCGATGTCGGAGAGCTATGCG aCTACTTCTCCCAGCAGTTGGGCCCATTTGAGCAG GTGTACAGTGCTCTGGAGGATCTGAACTCTTCTATCAACACTGCTCTCATGTCTACTGCACAG GATTATCCCAGCATGCCACAGGAGGGCCAGTTTATGCGGCGTTTCCTGCTGAAGGAGGTTCTGAACCAGATGGAGTCTCAGCAGCGCTCGGTGGACGTGGCCAGCGAACATCTGGAACAGGAGTCAGGATCTCAGGA CCCCGTTGATGCCAATGTTGAGGAGGAGCCCCAGCTGAGCCGAGCGCGGAGGCGGGACATCCGGCGGCAGATGAGCGGGCTGTCACGGCTGGAGAGTCACGAGGACAACAGCGCAGCGCTGACTCAGCAGGTCAGCAGGCTCAAGACTCTGCTGGACACCTTACAGAGCAAG GTGAGACTTCAGCCTATAGAAGAGGAGCTGGACATGGAGGATGGAGCTTCACTG GTCCAGGTGGTCCAGAGGAGGATGGAGATGGAGGAAGATAAGGAGGAGGAGTTCCGTAAGGCTCTACGGGAGTACCTGGAGGCTGTCGAGGGGACAGATGGGTGCATCAA CCTGTGTGTTTGCCGCACTCCCGACAGAGAACATATTATCCTGTACGAGATCTGGGCTGGCACTGAGGCTTGGAAAAG CCACGTGAGCTCCTCAGTCAGCAAGACATTCCAACACAAGGTCATCGACCTCCTGGCTCAGCCCGAGCAGATGTCCACCATCAGCATACCAG CATCCTGGCTCCAGACAGATGCAGAATGA
- the LOC118427824 gene encoding N-terminal EF-hand calcium-binding protein 1-like isoform X1, producing MADGEENSASPAGTPTAAEPPKKGMSAFLDVFRRADKNDDGKLSWYEFKTYFDDGSLSETELGELFHRIDTHNTNNIDVGELCDYFSQQLGPFEQVYSALEDLNSSINTALMSTAQDYPSMPQEGQFMRRFLLKEVLNQMESQQRSVDVASEHLEQESGSQDPVDANVEEEPQLSRARRRDIRRQMSGLSRLESHEDNSAALTQQVSRLKTLLDTLQSKVRLQPIEEELDMEDGASLVQVVQRRMEMEEDKEEEFRKALREYLEAVEGTDGCINLCVCRTPDREHIILYEIWAGTEAWKSHVSSSVSKTFQHKVIDLLAQPEQMSTISIPASWLQTDAE from the exons atggctgacggAGAAGAGAATTCTGCCAGCCCGGCCGGAACGCCCACCGCTGCCGAGCCGCCCAAGAAGGGCATGTCGGCGTTTCTGGAC GTGTTTCGCAGAGCGGACAAGAATG ACGATGGTAAGCTGTCCTGGTACGAGTTTAAGACCTACTTTGATGACGGCTCTCTGTCCGAGACGGAACTGGGAGAACTTTTCCACCGCATCGACACCCACAACACCAA TAACATCGATGTCGGAGAGCTATGCG aCTACTTCTCCCAGCAGTTGGGCCCATTTGAGCAGGTGTACAGTGCTCTGGAGGATCTGAACTCTTCTATCAACACTGCTCTCATGTCTACTGCTCAG GATTATCCCAGCATGCCACAGGAGGGCCAGTTTATGCGGCGTTTCCTGCTGAAGGAGGTTCTGAACCAGATGGAGTCTCAGCAGCGCTCGGTGGACGTGGCCAGCGAACATCTGGAACAGGAGTCAGGATCTCAGGA CCCCGTTGATGCCAATGTTGAGGAGGAGCCCCAGCTGAGCCGAGCGCGGAGGCGGGACATCCGGCGGCAGATGAGCGGGCTGTCACGGCTGGAGAGTCACGAGGACAACAGCGCAGCGCTGACTCAGCAGGTCAGCAGGCTCAAGACTCTGCTGGACACCTTACAGAGCAAG GTGAGACTTCAGCCTATAGAAGAGGAGCTGGACATGGAGGATGGAGCTTCACTG GTCCAGGTGGTCCAGAGGAGGATGGAGATGGAGGAAGATAAGGAGGAGGAGTTCCGTAAGGCTCTACGGGAGTACCTGGAGGCTGTCGAGGGGACAGATGGGTGCATCAA CCTGTGTGTTTGCCGCACTCCCGACAGAGAACATATTATCCTGTACGAGATCTGGGCTGGCACTGAGGCTTGGAAAAG CCACGTGAGCTCCTCAGTCAGCAAGACATTCCAACACAAGGTCATCGACCTCCTGGCTCAGCCCGAGCAGATGTCCACCATCAGCATACCAG CATCCTGGCTCCAGACAGATGCAGAATGA
- the LOC118427824 gene encoding N-terminal EF-hand calcium-binding protein 1-like isoform X2 produces the protein MADGEENSASPAGTPTAAEPPKKGMSAFLDVFRRADKNDDGKLSWYEFKTYFDDGSLSETELGELFHRIDTHNTNNIDVGELCDYFSQQLGPFEQVYSALEDLNSSINTALMSTAQDYPSMPQEGQFMRRFLLKEVLNQMESQQRSVDVASEHLEQESGSQDPVDANVEEEPQLSRARRRDIRRQMSGLSRLESHEDNSAALTQQVSRLKTLLDTLQSKVRLQPIEEELDMEDGASLVQVVQRRMEMEEDKEEEFRKALREYLEAVEGTDGCINLCVCRTPDREHIILYEIWAGTEAWKSHVSSSVSKTFQHKVIDLLAQPEQMSTISIPASWLQTDAE, from the exons atggctgacggAGAAGAGAATTCTGCCAGCCCGGCCGGAACGCCCACCGCTGCCGAGCCGCCCAAGAAGGGCATGTCGGCGTTTCTGGAC GTGTTTCGCAGAGCGGACAAGAATG ACGATGGTAAGCTGTCCTGGTACGAGTTTAAGACCTACTTTGATGACGGCTCTCTGTCCGAGACGGAACTGGGAGAACTTTTCCACCGCATCGACACCCACAACACCAA TAACATCGATGTCGGAGAGCTATGCG aCTACTTCTCCCAGCAGTTGGGCCCATTTGAGCAGGTGTACAGTGCTCTGGAGGATCTGAACTCTTCTATCAACACTGCTCTCATGTCTACTGCTCAG GATTATCCCAGCATGCCACAGGAGGGCCAGTTTATGCGGCGTTTCCTGCTGAAGGAGGTTCTGAACCAGATGGAGTCTCAGCAGCGCTCGGTGGACGTGGC TAGTGAGCATCTGGAACAGGAGTCAGGATCTCAGGA CCCCGTTGATGCCAATGTTGAGGAGGAGCCCCAGCTGAGCCGAGCGCGGAGGCGGGACATCCGGCGGCAGATGAGCGGGCTGTCACGGCTGGAGAGTCACGAGGACAACAGCGCAGCGCTGACTCAGCAGGTCAGCAGGCTCAAGACTCTGCTGGACACCTTACAGAGCAAG GTGAGACTTCAGCCTATAGAAGAGGAGCTGGACATGGAGGATGGAGCTTCACTG GTCCAGGTGGTCCAGAGGAGGATGGAGATGGAGGAAGATAAGGAGGAGGAGTTCCGTAAGGCTCTACGGGAGTACCTGGAGGCTGTCGAGGGGACAGATGGGTGCATCAA CCTGTGTGTTTGCCGCACTCCCGACAGAGAACATATTATCCTGTACGAGATCTGGGCTGGCACTGAGGCTTGGAAAAG CCACGTGAGCTCCTCAGTCAGCAAGACATTCCAACACAAGGTCATCGACCTCCTGGCTCAGCCCGAGCAGATGTCCACCATCAGCATACCAG CATCCTGGCTCCAGACAGATGCAGAATGA